The Benincasa hispida cultivar B227 chromosome 11, ASM972705v1, whole genome shotgun sequence genome has a segment encoding these proteins:
- the LOC120090636 gene encoding uncharacterized protein LOC120090636: MTTTTLNLFATKKLNSDNYATWKNIINIVLIIDELRFILIEECPQVPPTCYSNVREAYKQWVKANEKVRAYILARLPEVLAKKHEPMFMTREIMESLIGMLG; encoded by the coding sequence atgacaaCTACTACATTAAATTTGTTTGCCACCAAAAAACTTAACAGCGATAACTACGCTACATGGAAAAATATTATCAACATTGTCCTTATAATCGATGAATTGCGATTCATCCTCATTGaagagtgtcctcaagtcccaccTACATGCTACTcgaatgttcgggaggcatataAGCAATGGGTCAAGGCGAATGAAAAGGTTCGAGCATATATCCTAGCCAGGTTACCtgaagttttggccaagaagcatgagcccatgttCATgacccgtgagatcatggagtccctaatAGGAATGCTTGGATAA